GCAGGTCCGAATTGTTCCAGCATGTGCCTCATACCATCCTTGCCGCCAGCTAAATGAAGTGTCAAAAATGGTCCCATCAAGGCCCAGCGAAGACCAGGTCCATAAACAATGGCTTTATCTACTTCTTCCGTAGTCGCTACGCCATCATTCACGATATGAAGTCCTTCACGCCAGATTGCTTCCATCAGTCTGTCACCAATATGGCCGTCAATTTCCCCTTTCATCACAAGCGGCTTCATATGCATGTCTTCATACATTTTTTCTGCTTTTTCCATGTAACTTTTTTCCGTCTGTTTGCCACCTGCAATTTCTACAAGCGGGATTAAGTAAACTGGATTAAATGGATGCGCGACAACAACCCGTTCCGGATGATGCACGCAATCCGCCTGCAGTACAGAAGGCATGTATCCCGAGGTACTGGATGCAATAATTGCGGTTGGTTTTGTTGCTGCATCCACTTGAGCCAGCACTTTTTTCTTCAATGCTTCCTGCTCCGGAACATTTTCCTGTACCAGATCTGCTTCTTTTACCGCTTCTTCTAAGGTGTCATAAAAGGTAAGGTTTTCCTTTGCTGCTTCATTGCTTATTCCGTATTCTTCTAATGTTACCCAAATATCATCTATCATTTTTTCTGTTTTTTCTTTTGCGCCGGGAGCCGGGTCAAAAGCATGGACTTGATGTCCGCCTGCTAAAAAGCGGGCAATCCAGCCATTACCGATAACACCGGTACCTAAAACGGCCATTGTTTTTTGTGCCATAGTTCACCTCTTAGGAATTAAATTTTCTTAAACTTAACAGTTCTCTTGCTTCAGCTGCTGTCATTGGTTCCAGCTTTACACTGTTTAAAATGTTAACAGCTTGGTCTACCAGCTGCGCATTGGTGCCGAGTACACCTTTTTCCAAGTATAGATTATCTTCTAATCCAACACGGACATTTCCGCCAAGTAAAGCAGCCTGCGCTACGATCGGCAGCTGCATACGGCCGATACCGAAAGCGGACCAGTGGGACCCTTCGACAACGCGTCTTTTCATATATTCGATCGTTTCTGCATCTGCATCTGCGCCCCATGGAATACCAAGACAAAACTGATACATCGGCGATCCTTCCACCAATCCTTCTGAAATCAATTGATTGGCAAGGCGGATATGCCCTGTATCAAATACTTCCATTTCCGGTTTTACGCCGCTTTCTTTAATCATCTTGGCATGCTCACGTAACCAATCTTCCGGTCCTAAGTAAACCTGATTGCCAAAGTTCAAGCTGCCACAGTCCAGTGTAGTGAGTTCCGGAAGCAGTTTTCCGACTGGTTCATGCCGCTCTTTTGGTGTTTGAATATCTGTACCAGGTCCGCCCTGTGTCGGATTTTCGAGATCAGGAACAAAGTCGCCGCCGCCACCGGCCGTAATGTTAATAATCACGTCTGTGTCGGATTCGCGGATTCGTTCTACCGTCTCTTTAAAAAGGTCCACATCGTGACTGAGTTTTCCCGTCTTCGGGTCACGAACGTGAATATGTGCAATGGCAGCACCTGCTTTTGCGGATTCAATCGCAGCGTCGGCAATTTCTTTTGGTGTAATCGGAACATGTCTGCTTTTTTCCGTTGTATCTCCAGCACCAGTCAATGCTGCGGTAATAATACGTTTATTTTTCATGATGCGTTTCCTCCTTCGTATTTGGGGTGACAATAGGAACATGTTTAAAAATCTCGCCACTTTCAAAAAAAGTCACAAGACCATCAATCCATTGATAGTAAGCTTGCCATTCATCTAATTCTTTTTGTAAACTTTCCATCCGATTCTTTACTTCCTCTGGGGAATCTTCCGTCAAGTATGTCTCTAAATGATGGATTTGTTCTCTCAAACGACGTTCTAAATTGGTATTACGCTTTACGACTTCCGACCAATTCCTTGTAAACAAGGATATAAACGTCTGCGCATAATCGCGTTCTACATTGTAATGGTCTTTACGGCTTCCTTTCACATATTCTTTTTCTGCAATATCAAGTGAAATCATTTCCCGCATGACCTGGCTCATCCTGGTTTTACTCATACCTGTTTCGCCAGCAAGTGCATCCAATGTCATCGCCTCCCGGTTCATATAAATAATACCGAGCAGACGCCCAATTGTAGACGACACACCAAAGGTCTCCATATTATCAGCAATACGATCTGTAAGAAGATTTTCGCAAGCTCGAATTTCCTGAAGCAATTGATTGTTTGAATATGATTCCATCGTCAAGCCCCCTTTTACTGTATATGAGCTACTTTATCACGGATTAAATAAAAATCAAAAAATCATATTTGATAGATATCCGGAGTAATTAAAAGCAATTCTAAGATAAACCCTTACATAAAGTTTGTAAAGTTTAAATTGCACAGATTATACGATTAGAATCGATTTTTTCGGGTTTTCATTTTTATAGGATAATTTATTATACTTTTTAAAGTCTGATTTTAAGTTTTGACGGAATAAGTTATGGAGGTGCTTTGAATGCTAGAATTTAAAGAAGTCACAAAAAAATTCGACGGAAACGATACTCCTTCTGTTCATAAGCTGAACTTGAACGTGGAGCGGGGAGAATTTGTCGTTTTTATAGGACCAAGCGGATGTGGAAAAACCACAACAATGAAAATGATTAACCGTCTAATCGAACCTACTGGTGGAGAAATTTTGGTAGACGGCACCAATATTTTAGAGCAGGATGCTGTCCAACTTCGACGTTCCATCGGCTATGTCATACAGCAAATTGGTTTAATGCCTCATATGACAGTAGGAGAAAATATATCTCTGGTAGGTTCCCTATTAAAATGGAATAAAGAAAAACAAAGGGAACGGGCTAAAGAACTGATTTCCATGGTTCATTTACCGGAAGATTATTTAGATCGTTATCCGCATGAGTTAAGTGGCGGTCAGCAGCAGCGAATCGGGGTACTTAGGGCGTTGGCTACGAATCCGCCGTTAATTTTAATGGACGAACCTTTTGGCGCACTTGATCCAATCACACGTGACGGCTTACAAGAAGAATTTAAGAAGCTTCAAAAAGAAATGAATAAAACCATTGTATTTGTCACACATGATATGGATGAAGCAATCAAACTCGCTGATAAAATCGTTATCATGAATCAAGGTGAAATTGTCCAGGTTGGTACACCGGATGATATTCTCCGTCATCCAGCAACTGAATTTGTAGAAGACTTTATCGGCAAAGACCGCTTATTAGAAAGCCGTCCGGAAGTCACTTTTGTCGAACAGATTATGAACCCGGACCCGATTACAATAGACGAAGAAAGCAGTTTAAGAGATGCTATCCAAAGAATGCATGCCAATCGGGTTGATTCTCTGCTGGTCGTTGATGAATCCGGTACTTTAAAAGGATATATCGATATTGAAATGGTTGATTCCAACTACAAAAAGAAAAATCATGTTTATGAAGTGATGGATACCGCAAAATATGCGGTTGATAAAAATAGTCGGCTCCGAGATACGATGCATCGTATGCTCCGGCGTGGCAGCAGTTACGTACCAGTTGTAACAGATGATAATAAACTGGCCGGTATTGTAACGAGAGCAACGCTTGCAGATATGGTTTATAACACTATCTGGGGTGATGAAACAGCAGAAGTCGGCAAAATGGAATCCTAAGGAGGCAGGAAAATAATGCAAACAATGATGGATACACTCTCATCTTATGGGTGGGAGTTGCTGGAAAAAACGGGAGAGCATTTGTATATCTCGATCGCCGCTATCGTGTTAGGCATACTCGTTGCTGTCCCGTTAGGAATTTTACTGACCCGGATACCAAGCAAAGCAGCGGATCGGTTTATATCGTTCGTAGGTATACTGCAGACCGTCCCTAGTCTGGCCATTTTAGCTTTTTTAATGCCTTTTCTGGGCGTAGGTACTATCCCTGCGATTATTGCTTTATTTATTTATTCTGTGCTTCCCATACTTAGAAATACGTATACCGGTGTTATGGAAGTAAATACAAGTTTAAAAGAAGCAGGGAAAGGCATGGGTATGAATAATTTTGAGATTATCCGCAAAGTAGAGCTGCCGCTGGCATTACCAGTCATTATGTCAGGCATCCGGTTTGCCACAGTATACTTGATTGGCTGGGCTACCCTGGCAGCATTTATCGGCGGTGGCGGTTTAGGTGACCTTATTTTTGACGGTCTGAACCTGTATCAACCGGAACTCATTGTTCTGGGAACCGTTCCGGCAACGATTTTAGCGTTAATTGCCAGCTGGTTATTATCGCTCCTTGAAAAAGGACTGACACCTAAGCCTTTACGAAAAACGGTATAAAAGGAAGGATCATATATGAAGAAACTATTGCTGATCCCCCTTCTTTCGGCACTTCTTCTGTCAGGCTGTGCACTGCCAGGTCTCAGCGGGCCTTCAGAAAACACGGTTCGCATAGCGACGTTAGACACAGTAGAATCTGAAATTTGGGGCAATACACTTGCTCAAATGATTGAGCATTATACAGATTTAGATACAGAATTGGTAACAAATTTAGGATCCACGATGGTTCTCCATCAAGCGATGATGCAAGATGAAGTAGACATTACAGCTACCAGATATACAGGAACCGACATCGCAGGGGTTTTAAACTATGAAGATGTCACAGACCCGGAGGAAGCAATGGACATTGTTCAACGGGAATTTGATGAAAAATTTGACCAGACCTGGGGCGACTCGTACGGTTTTGAAAACAGTTATACTATTTCCGTAACACAAGAATTCGCAGAGGAAGAAGGCATCTCCCATGTTGATGACTTGGAACCCTTCGCTGATGATATGAATTTCGGCGTAGACAATGCCTGGGTCAACCGTTCCGGAGATGGATATGATGCTTTCACAGAGACGCATTTTGCTTTTGGTAATGTTTATCCGATGGCAATTGGTCTTGTGTATGAAGCAGCTGCTTCTGGAAATATGGATGCCGTACTCGGCTATTCCTCAGACGGCAGAATTGCAGCTTATGATTTAAAAGTACTGGATGATGACTTCTTCCCTCCTTACGATGCCTCTCCAGTAGCAAGAAATGAACTGTTGGAGGAAAATCCGGAAATTGAAGAAGTAATGCAAAAGCTGAGCGATACTGCAACAACAGAGGATATGCAAGAAATGAATTACAGAGGCGACGTAGAATTAGTCAGCCCTGCCACCATTGCCCGCGATTTTCTTGAAGAAAATAACTATTTTGAAGACAAGGAGGGAATGTAATGAGCGCCTGGGAACAATTTATCACCTATGTATCTCAAAATGGTTTTTACATTTGGACAGAATTTTATCGCCACTTTTTAATGGCTGCTTATGGGGTTCTTTTCGCTTCTATTGTTTCCATCCCAATCGGCATCCTGATTGCCAGGTATGGTAAATTGAGCAGCTGGGTATTGACACTTGGCAGTATCATTCAAACCATCCCAGTATTAGGATTTATGGCAATCACAATGGTTGTCATGGGTCTTGGTACGACTACCGTTGTCGTAACGGTATTTTTCTATTCCCTGCTGCCTATTATTCAAAATACCTACGTAGGCATCATTGGCGTAGATCAGACAGTAAAAGAAGCTGCCTATGCTTCAGGCATGACACGTTTCCAACTGCTGATAAAAGTCGAATTGCCTCTTGCTATCAGTGTCATGATGGCAGGTATCCGTACAGCGCTAGTTGTCGGCATCGGTGTTGTTGCAATCGGAACTTTTGTCGGCGCAGGAGGACTCGGCTCTATTATCGTACGAGGAACCAATGCGACAGATGGAACATCCATTATTTTAGCAGGCGCTGTTCCTACTGCATTAATGGCCATTGCAGCGGATTTAATTATGGGTAAAATTGAAAGAATGTTAAACCCGGTAAATAATTAAAAGACAGAGATGAAGGAAAACAACTGTAACCTTCGTTATATGGATGCAAAATAGGAGGAATCCCGGCTTTTTCGATTTTAATCGCGAATAAGCCGGGATTTATTGCAGTAGATATGTAAAGCTTCTAGCACTCCTCTCTTTTGCTAACAAATTCTGTCATGTTTTAAAATTATTCTATAATCATTGAATTAATCTGAAAAGTATTTATAATAAAATTAATATATATAATCACTACAGTGGCTTCTATCCGCAAAGAAATATCAATTTTAACAATCGAAAGGGGAAAAAGAATGGAACAACTTATACAAGCGTTAACAACAACGTTATCCAATAATCAAATCTCTACCAATGACACGGTAAAAGAACTACATAGCAAAGATGAAACCTATCATCAGACAAGCTTGCCGGATGTCATTGTTTACCCAGAATCAACAGAAGATGTCACGCATATTATGGAGGTGGCACAAAAATTCCAAGCGCCAGTGACGCCTTTTGGAGTTGGTACGAGTTTAGAAGGACATGTTATTCCCTATCAAAATGGTATTACCATCGACTTTTCATCGATGAATCAGATTTTGGAAATAAAAGAAGGCGATTTACTTGTTAAAGTCCAGCCAGGAGTCACAAGAGAACAGCTGAATAAAGAATTAAAAAAATACGGTCTGTTTTTCACTGTAGACCCTGGTGCAAATGCCACGCTTGGCGGAATGGCTGCGACGAATGCGAGCGGTACTACGACTGTGAAGTATGGTGTGATGCGCGATCAGGTCCGTGATATGGAAGTCGTACTTGCGGATGGCAGTGTCATCCATACAGGCAGTCTGGCTGCAAAATCTGCATCCGGTTATCATTTAAACGGACTGTTTATCGGTTCGGAAGGAACACTTGGCTGCTTCACTGAACTGACGCTCCAAGTTTATGGCATACCGGAACATATTGTTGCAGCCCGGGCCACTTTCCCGACTCTGACCAATGCCATAGAAGCGGTAACTTCTATTTTGCACGCAGGAATTCCCATCGCTAGAGTGGAGTTTGTGGATGAAGCTTCTGTCGAACAAATTAATAAGTTTAGTGAGACCGATTATCCTGTGAAGCCGACTCTTTTCTTAGAATTTCACGGAAATGCATCCGGTTTACAAGAGGATGTCGCTTTTACCAAAGAAATTATGCAGGACCATGCTTGTGACACATTTACCTCAGAGACAGATAATGCAGCACGTAATCACCTATGGGATGCCCGGCATAATTTAGCATATGCTTTTGTCCATGATTATACCGGGAAAAAGATGATGTTGACAGATGTTGCCGTTCCCATTTCCGAATTAGCAAATTCCGTTATCTATGCCGGGGAAGAATTAGAAAAATTGGATATTCCGGGCGGTATATTAGGGCATGTCGGGGACGGAAATTTCCATTCATTGATTATGATTGATATGGAGAACGAAGAAGAAGTAAAAAAAGCAAAACAATTTAATGAAAATATAGTACATTATGCCTTAGAGCGTGGCGGAACCTGTACAGGAGAACACGGGGTAGGTGTCGGAAAGAAACCTTATCAGCGTCAGGAACACGGTAATGCTCTCGATGTGATGACAAGCATAAAAAAAGCGTTGGATCCGAATAATATTTTAAATCCGGATAAAATTGTCGATATAGACAGCGGGGACAAGTTATGAAAACACTTGAGAAGATAAGCGCACTAGCCGGTAAATATTTTGCAATTCTCGTCATTATTGCTGCGGTTATTTCGTTTATCTTCCCTTCCGCCTTCCTTGTTTTTGGGAGCTTTATTACGCTTTTGCTCGGCGTGATTATGTTTGGAATGGGACTGACGTTAAAGCCTGTTGATTTCAAGTTAGTCGTTACCAATCCTTTACCGGTAATTATCGGAATAGCCGCACAATACCTAATCATGCCACTTGTTGCTTTTGGTATTGCCTATTTACTGAGATTACCTGCAGAGCTTGCGGCCGGTCTGGTTTTATTAGGTTCCGTTCCAGGGGGCACCGCATCGAATGTGATGGTTTATTTAGCAAGAGGAAACGTTGCACTTTCTGTTGCAATGACTGCTTTTTCAACAATGCTGGCTCCTATTATGACGCCGCTCTTGCTTTACTTGTTAGCCGGTCAATGGCTACCGGTTAATCCAGTGGCTATGTTTCTATCTATTGTCCAAGTTATTATTATTCCAATTATTCTTGGTTTCTTGGTACAGCGATTCTTCCCTGTTGCCGTTGAAAAAAGCATCGCCATTGTCCCATTAATATCAGTAACAGCTATTCTAATCATTGTGACAGCTGTAACAGCAGCAAATGCTCCTAATGTCGCTTCTGCCGGAGCGCTTGTTTTCGCTGCAGTGTTCCTGCATAATAGTTTTGGTTTACTTTTGGGTTATATAGCAGCACGATTACTGGGGCTGGATGAAAATGATCGGCGAGCTATCTCCATAGAAGTAGGAATGCAAAACTCCGGTCTTGGCGTTTCCTTGGCAACGACTCACTTTAGCCCGCTGGCAGCACTTCCAAGTGTCTGGGGTGCCATCTGGCATAATATCTCAGGCCCCATTATTGCAACGATTTGGGCAAATAAGTCTGTCGAAAAAGAAAAAGATGGTGTCAATCTAAAAAAAGTAAACTGATATGAATTATACCCAAAAAATCCAAGTTGAATGTTAACTTGGATTTTTTATTGTCTTTAAACCCTATACTGTTTCATTACTTCTTCGTACCCTTGAATGATTAAAAAGGCCCGTCCTCTTCCATCATGTTGATAAATTGATTCACACCATGTAATTCCTCTGTTTTTACTAAGGGAAGAGATAATTGATTAAATAGCGGCTCTCCATGCATCGCGAAGAAATCGTCAAACATATACACCGTTTTCGGTAAGGTTTCTATTTTATCAAAAAGATGGAATATTTTTTCCTGAATACCTTTCGTATAATAAACCGAGTCTACTAAATCATAATGTACTATTGCTCCCGTATTCCGGTCAATAAGTACAAGGATATACGGAAGAAACGGTCTTGATTCAGGGGTTCTCTGAACCGGTTCTCCTGCTTGGATAAACGCCAGTTCCATTTCCACCCCATTGATCTTATCTATTTTCTTCCTCATCCGTTTCCATTCTATTTCTGACAACTCTAATTCTAAAGCAGGAACTTGCACAGCCTTTATAATCTGCTTATTTATTGATAGAATAATTTGCTCACCTTGTTTATTTAGTGCGAGTATTTCCCCATCATCAAAGCTCGGA
The nucleotide sequence above comes from Oceanobacillus timonensis. Encoded proteins:
- a CDS encoding 3-hydroxyacyl-CoA dehydrogenase NAD-binding domain-containing protein, with product MAQKTMAVLGTGVIGNGWIARFLAGGHQVHAFDPAPGAKEKTEKMIDDIWVTLEEYGISNEAAKENLTFYDTLEEAVKEADLVQENVPEQEALKKKVLAQVDAATKPTAIIASSTSGYMPSVLQADCVHHPERVVVAHPFNPVYLIPLVEIAGGKQTEKSYMEKAEKMYEDMHMKPLVMKGEIDGHIGDRLMEAIWREGLHIVNDGVATTEEVDKAIVYGPGLRWALMGPFLTLHLAGGKDGMRHMLEQFGPALKLPWTRLVAPELTEELSEKVISGTAEQSGDVPIEDLEHRRDRFLIKLMALLEEEGFWPAERLLPYDRK
- a CDS encoding 3-keto-5-aminohexanoate cleavage protein, whose amino-acid sequence is MKNKRIITAALTGAGDTTEKSRHVPITPKEIADAAIESAKAGAAIAHIHVRDPKTGKLSHDVDLFKETVERIRESDTDVIINITAGGGGDFVPDLENPTQGGPGTDIQTPKERHEPVGKLLPELTTLDCGSLNFGNQVYLGPEDWLREHAKMIKESGVKPEMEVFDTGHIRLANQLISEGLVEGSPMYQFCLGIPWGADADAETIEYMKRRVVEGSHWSAFGIGRMQLPIVAQAALLGGNVRVGLEDNLYLEKGVLGTNAQLVDQAVNILNSVKLEPMTAAEARELLSLRKFNS
- a CDS encoding GbsR/MarR family transcriptional regulator; translation: MESYSNNQLLQEIRACENLLTDRIADNMETFGVSSTIGRLLGIIYMNREAMTLDALAGETGMSKTRMSQVMREMISLDIAEKEYVKGSRKDHYNVERDYAQTFISLFTRNWSEVVKRNTNLERRLREQIHHLETYLTEDSPEEVKNRMESLQKELDEWQAYYQWIDGLVTFFESGEIFKHVPIVTPNTKEETHHEK
- a CDS encoding betaine/proline/choline family ABC transporter ATP-binding protein (Members of the family are the ATP-binding subunit of ABC transporters for substrates such as betaine, L-proline or other amino acids, choline, carnitine, etc. The substrate specificity is best determined from the substrate-binding subunit, rather than this subunit, as it interacts with the permease subunit and not with substrate directly.), which translates into the protein MLEFKEVTKKFDGNDTPSVHKLNLNVERGEFVVFIGPSGCGKTTTMKMINRLIEPTGGEILVDGTNILEQDAVQLRRSIGYVIQQIGLMPHMTVGENISLVGSLLKWNKEKQRERAKELISMVHLPEDYLDRYPHELSGGQQQRIGVLRALATNPPLILMDEPFGALDPITRDGLQEEFKKLQKEMNKTIVFVTHDMDEAIKLADKIVIMNQGEIVQVGTPDDILRHPATEFVEDFIGKDRLLESRPEVTFVEQIMNPDPITIDEESSLRDAIQRMHANRVDSLLVVDESGTLKGYIDIEMVDSNYKKKNHVYEVMDTAKYAVDKNSRLRDTMHRMLRRGSSYVPVVTDDNKLAGIVTRATLADMVYNTIWGDETAEVGKMES
- a CDS encoding ABC transporter permease — encoded protein: MQTMMDTLSSYGWELLEKTGEHLYISIAAIVLGILVAVPLGILLTRIPSKAADRFISFVGILQTVPSLAILAFLMPFLGVGTIPAIIALFIYSVLPILRNTYTGVMEVNTSLKEAGKGMGMNNFEIIRKVELPLALPVIMSGIRFATVYLIGWATLAAFIGGGGLGDLIFDGLNLYQPELIVLGTVPATILALIASWLLSLLEKGLTPKPLRKTV
- a CDS encoding osmoprotectant ABC transporter substrate-binding protein, yielding MKKLLLIPLLSALLLSGCALPGLSGPSENTVRIATLDTVESEIWGNTLAQMIEHYTDLDTELVTNLGSTMVLHQAMMQDEVDITATRYTGTDIAGVLNYEDVTDPEEAMDIVQREFDEKFDQTWGDSYGFENSYTISVTQEFAEEEGISHVDDLEPFADDMNFGVDNAWVNRSGDGYDAFTETHFAFGNVYPMAIGLVYEAAASGNMDAVLGYSSDGRIAAYDLKVLDDDFFPPYDASPVARNELLEENPEIEEVMQKLSDTATTEDMQEMNYRGDVELVSPATIARDFLEENNYFEDKEGM
- a CDS encoding ABC transporter permease, translating into MSAWEQFITYVSQNGFYIWTEFYRHFLMAAYGVLFASIVSIPIGILIARYGKLSSWVLTLGSIIQTIPVLGFMAITMVVMGLGTTTVVVTVFFYSLLPIIQNTYVGIIGVDQTVKEAAYASGMTRFQLLIKVELPLAISVMMAGIRTALVVGIGVVAIGTFVGAGGLGSIIVRGTNATDGTSIILAGAVPTALMAIAADLIMGKIERMLNPVNN
- a CDS encoding FAD-binding oxidoreductase produces the protein MEQLIQALTTTLSNNQISTNDTVKELHSKDETYHQTSLPDVIVYPESTEDVTHIMEVAQKFQAPVTPFGVGTSLEGHVIPYQNGITIDFSSMNQILEIKEGDLLVKVQPGVTREQLNKELKKYGLFFTVDPGANATLGGMAATNASGTTTVKYGVMRDQVRDMEVVLADGSVIHTGSLAAKSASGYHLNGLFIGSEGTLGCFTELTLQVYGIPEHIVAARATFPTLTNAIEAVTSILHAGIPIARVEFVDEASVEQINKFSETDYPVKPTLFLEFHGNASGLQEDVAFTKEIMQDHACDTFTSETDNAARNHLWDARHNLAYAFVHDYTGKKMMLTDVAVPISELANSVIYAGEELEKLDIPGGILGHVGDGNFHSLIMIDMENEEEVKKAKQFNENIVHYALERGGTCTGEHGVGVGKKPYQRQEHGNALDVMTSIKKALDPNNILNPDKIVDIDSGDKL
- a CDS encoding bile acid:sodium symporter family protein yields the protein MKTLEKISALAGKYFAILVIIAAVISFIFPSAFLVFGSFITLLLGVIMFGMGLTLKPVDFKLVVTNPLPVIIGIAAQYLIMPLVAFGIAYLLRLPAELAAGLVLLGSVPGGTASNVMVYLARGNVALSVAMTAFSTMLAPIMTPLLLYLLAGQWLPVNPVAMFLSIVQVIIIPIILGFLVQRFFPVAVEKSIAIVPLISVTAILIIVTAVTAANAPNVASAGALVFAAVFLHNSFGLLLGYIAARLLGLDENDRRAISIEVGMQNSGLGVSLATTHFSPLAALPSVWGAIWHNISGPIIATIWANKSVEKEKDGVNLKKVN